A window from uncultured Desulfobacter sp. encodes these proteins:
- a CDS encoding FlgD immunoglobulin-like domain containing protein yields the protein MSDSSIISSLNSGYEAYDAKKTSTSDSDTNNSLGNEEFLTLLVAQLENQNPLDPADTEQFTDQLAQFSQVEQLINVNDKLDEMVAGAQASGSNTDVNSFVGKNVTAKVTSMTIEDGAVTPGFYEVDEPSEVLVYVYDSDGTKVATLSQGEVTAGAYLVSWDGTDDAGNSLDDGIYSYVVMANSGDGYQEVESYLSGTVDAVSYQDGKGYLVISGVLIDPDNVTTVTASSSSSSSNSTSILEYLGTTVSSSYPIVQVDDGKVLGDPLSFSLTASSDVTVTIYNSDDEKVDTIEISADDTTTGDNEVTWDGLTSNGYASSDGLYYYTVTADTGTASTAISGEVSAITSVDGTQYLEIGDTGRLVSVSSITAVK from the coding sequence ATGTCTGATAGTTCGATAATATCGTCACTGAACAGCGGCTATGAGGCTTATGATGCAAAGAAAACCTCAACAAGTGACTCGGACACAAACAATTCATTGGGCAACGAAGAGTTCTTAACGCTTCTTGTGGCCCAGCTTGAAAATCAGAATCCTCTTGATCCCGCAGATACGGAACAGTTCACGGACCAGTTGGCCCAGTTTTCTCAGGTTGAACAGTTGATTAATGTTAACGATAAACTTGATGAAATGGTAGCTGGTGCTCAGGCTTCCGGAAGCAATACCGATGTTAATTCCTTTGTAGGAAAGAACGTAACCGCAAAAGTCACTTCTATGACCATAGAAGACGGTGCTGTAACACCCGGATTTTATGAGGTTGATGAACCGTCCGAAGTCCTTGTTTATGTGTATGATTCAGATGGAACCAAGGTTGCGACACTGTCCCAGGGTGAGGTTACGGCCGGAGCCTATCTGGTCTCCTGGGATGGCACGGATGATGCGGGTAACAGTCTGGATGACGGTATATATTCCTATGTGGTCATGGCCAATTCCGGGGACGGTTACCAGGAGGTGGAATCCTATCTGTCCGGTACCGTGGATGCGGTTTCCTACCAGGATGGTAAAGGATACCTCGTGATCAGCGGCGTTTTGATCGACCCGGATAATGTCACCACCGTAACCGCTTCTTCGTCCTCGTCTTCCAGTAATTCAACTTCTATTCTTGAATATCTGGGCACCACAGTCTCTTCCAGTTATCCAATTGTTCAGGTGGACGATGGTAAGGTTCTGGGTGATCCTCTCAGCTTTAGTTTGACAGCGTCTTCTGATGTTACCGTGACAATTTATAATTCGGATGATGAAAAAGTTGACACCATTGAGATATCAGCGGATGACACAACCACCGGAGACAATGAGGTCACCTGGGACGGGCTTACAAGCAACGGCTACGCCAGTTCTGACGGACTTTATTACTATACGGTAACTGCAGATACGGGTACGGCCTCCACCGCTATTTCCGGAGAGGTCAGCGCCATCACTTCCGTGGACGGCACCCAATATCTTGAAATTGGAGATACCGGACGTCTGGTATCTGTATCAAGCATCACTGCAGTTAAATAA
- a CDS encoding flagellar hook-basal body complex protein, giving the protein MSLSSSLYAGTSGLGNTGNALQVTSNNISNINTLGFKKGTATFADTLYQAIGTNAGASQVGLGMNVDNVAAVFTDGSLETTSNATDLAIGGDGFFIVSELGSEETYYTRAGNFSFNESGALVTSGGYILQGWYVDANTDESYGAITDLILTEFTSPPDDTEEVTVITNLDSRAESLSTVLSNLFEHNTDTGISMNSGGYEYQTVVTVYDSLGSSHEVTVYYDKKSDTDWEYVITSNPNEDKRSLVAGTDAAGLLARGTIAFSESSGEIVSITMEELTGIIGNVDVSGNNSIENVHFEIEDSEAIQLDGYGVSMSFDGDKWILDDTNLPSSYKDAEIIYSDATTVYLVLDPTSSGGTKEADVKISLDEYAMAGDTLTFDVNDPTALHVQDIKNAVYDGDAYNNTTISINDPGVMTTDAQNLSLIWNPYTETWAWSNPVGAYDAATLASDVGGIGTYTYINDADSAATMTMVADVSLYWDAGTTSWVWNESLKNDDLTVDTANTDFNDVGITVVDSSSLDGAAILAGNYTLTWDDASGAWITTNPIGATITVTGSGDTYEMVIDTASGDTSTIEISLDADLDSTNDDGKVITFAIASTPPEEYAQAQISTVSHDELQIDFDNDGTDDLNITGLTAETNFTFSVDPDTPPSEYSNATISGDATYCSIDLDGSGNEDDKQDIVFTFETDLKNGTDTDPLEDRSVITFDIAGSTAWRTVATDEAKDTGYYKFTADFLGGQFGVTETDISFNIGSKFDGNNWVNASLSSTQYATSSSTIYQDADGYASGDLTGIGVDSSGLVTGSYSNGQDLALFMVALADFNNPNGLENEGGNLYSATTDSGAAITNKPGDNGLGTLSSYALEMSNVDISEEFVNMIELQTAYEANAKIISTVDEMMSTVIGMKR; this is encoded by the coding sequence ATGTCATTAAGCAGTTCCCTTTATGCCGGCACAAGCGGCCTGGGCAATACAGGCAACGCACTTCAGGTCACAAGTAATAATATATCAAACATCAATACACTTGGGTTTAAAAAGGGAACCGCCACCTTTGCCGATACCCTTTACCAGGCTATCGGCACCAATGCAGGTGCTTCCCAGGTGGGGCTCGGCATGAACGTTGACAATGTGGCCGCGGTGTTCACCGACGGCTCCCTTGAAACCACAAGTAATGCGACGGATCTTGCCATTGGCGGAGACGGGTTTTTTATCGTTTCCGAATTGGGATCTGAAGAAACTTATTATACAAGGGCCGGCAATTTCTCGTTTAATGAAAGCGGCGCGCTTGTCACTTCAGGAGGCTATATCCTCCAGGGCTGGTATGTTGATGCCAATACCGATGAATCATACGGTGCTATTACCGACCTGATATTGACCGAGTTTACAAGTCCGCCGGATGATACGGAGGAAGTCACGGTTATTACCAATCTGGATTCGCGTGCCGAGTCTCTTTCCACGGTTTTATCCAATTTGTTTGAACATAATACCGACACCGGCATTTCAATGAATTCCGGCGGCTACGAATACCAGACTGTGGTCACAGTTTATGATTCTCTGGGCTCTTCCCATGAAGTCACGGTTTATTATGATAAGAAATCCGATACCGACTGGGAATATGTCATTACCAGTAATCCCAACGAAGACAAGCGATCCCTTGTGGCAGGTACGGACGCTGCAGGGCTTCTGGCAAGGGGCACCATAGCCTTTTCAGAAAGCTCCGGTGAAATCGTTTCCATTACCATGGAAGAACTTACCGGTATCATCGGTAACGTGGATGTATCCGGCAACAATTCCATAGAAAATGTTCACTTTGAAATCGAAGATTCCGAGGCCATTCAACTGGATGGTTACGGCGTTTCAATGTCTTTTGATGGGGATAAATGGATTCTTGATGATACAAACCTGCCCAGTTCCTATAAGGATGCAGAGATTATCTATTCCGATGCGACAACCGTTTATCTTGTGCTCGATCCCACTTCCAGCGGCGGAACCAAAGAGGCCGATGTAAAGATTTCCCTGGACGAATATGCCATGGCAGGGGATACCCTCACCTTTGATGTTAACGATCCCACGGCACTTCATGTTCAGGACATTAAAAATGCAGTTTACGATGGCGATGCATACAACAATACGACTATCTCCATTAACGATCCCGGTGTAATGACAACAGATGCTCAAAACCTTTCCCTTATTTGGAATCCGTACACGGAAACCTGGGCCTGGAGCAATCCGGTCGGTGCATATGACGCCGCCACCCTGGCAAGCGATGTGGGGGGAATCGGCACGTATACTTATATCAATGATGCTGACAGTGCGGCAACCATGACTATGGTGGCTGATGTTAGCTTGTATTGGGACGCCGGCACAACCTCATGGGTTTGGAATGAATCATTAAAAAATGATGATCTCACTGTTGATACAGCGAATACTGATTTTAATGATGTGGGCATAACCGTCGTGGACTCATCCAGTTTAGACGGTGCTGCGATCCTGGCTGGTAATTATACCCTTACATGGGATGATGCCTCCGGGGCCTGGATTACAACGAACCCGATTGGTGCTACCATAACTGTTACGGGCAGTGGAGACACTTATGAGATGGTAATCGATACGGCTTCCGGCGATACTTCCACCATAGAAATTTCCCTTGATGCGGACCTCGACTCTACGAATGACGATGGTAAGGTTATTACCTTTGCAATCGCATCTACCCCCCCTGAAGAATATGCCCAGGCTCAAATATCCACCGTTAGTCACGACGAGTTGCAAATTGATTTTGACAATGATGGTACTGATGATCTTAATATAACCGGCTTAACTGCTGAAACAAACTTCACGTTTAGTGTGGATCCTGATACCCCGCCGTCTGAATACAGCAATGCCACCATTTCAGGTGACGCCACATATTGTTCCATCGACCTTGACGGGTCCGGCAATGAAGATGACAAGCAGGACATTGTCTTCACATTTGAAACGGATTTGAAAAACGGTACGGACACGGATCCTCTGGAGGATAGAAGTGTCATTACTTTTGACATTGCAGGCTCCACTGCATGGCGCACTGTGGCAACCGATGAGGCGAAGGACACCGGCTATTACAAATTTACGGCTGATTTTCTCGGGGGCCAGTTCGGTGTGACGGAAACCGACATTTCGTTTAATATCGGATCGAAGTTTGACGGCAACAACTGGGTTAATGCCTCCTTATCCTCAACCCAGTACGCCACCTCTTCCTCCACCATATACCAGGATGCCGACGGTTATGCCTCAGGGGATTTGACCGGTATTGGGGTGGACTCCTCGGGCCTTGTTACCGGCTCCTATTCAAATGGTCAGGATCTTGCCTTGTTTATGGTCGCCCTTGCAGACTTTAACAATCCAAACGGCCTTGAAAATGAGGGTGGAAATCTTTATTCCGCAACAACGGACAGCGGGGCCGCCATCACCAATAAACCCGGTGATAACGGGCTGGGCACCCTCTCATCCTATGCCCTTGAGATGTCCAACGTGGATATTTCCGAGGAATTTGTCAACATGATCGAACTGCAGACAGCCTATGAAGCCAATGCGAAAATCATCAGCACCGTGGACGAGATGATGAGCACGGTCATCGGCATGAAGCGTTAG